A portion of the Harpia harpyja isolate bHarHar1 chromosome 15, bHarHar1 primary haplotype, whole genome shotgun sequence genome contains these proteins:
- the KRTCAP3 gene encoding keratinocyte-associated protein 3, with protein sequence MAGGRRGPGALAEPRRLMRAGLGLIVLGHGSLVLGAIVHGSVLRHVAGASRAVTPEYAVANVVSVGAGLLSIAVGIVAILVSHNLSRAALHWTLLSMSLLNCLLSTTCSVGLALAIALTIHSRGMHLVTGCNSSALPADARAAIATNDCPFNTTRIYDTALALWFPSMVLVAAEAVLSGRCCLVALIFRGIGPCARGYGKEQLAEPSTAKEGPPREMQQLLTGLAEPCA encoded by the exons atggccggggggcggcgggggccgggggcgctGGCGGAGCCGCGGCGGCTGATGCGCGCCGGGCTGGGGCTCATCGTGCTGGGCCACGGCAGCCTGGTGCTGGGCGCCATCGTGCACGGCTCGGTCCTGCGGCACGTGGCCGGCGCCAGCCGCGCCGTCACCCCCGAGTACGCGGTGGCCAACGTGGTGTCGGTGGGCGCCGGGCTGCTG AGCATCGCCGTGGGCATCGTCGCCATCCTGGTGTCGCACAACCTGTCCCGGGCGGCCCTG CATTGGACCCTACTGAGCATGTCCCTGTTGAACTGCCTCCTGTCCACAACCTGTAGCGTGGGCCTGGCGCTGGCCATCGCCCTCACCATTCACAGCCGGGGCATGCACCTTGTCACTGGTTGCAACAGCTCTGCACTGCCTGCTGACGCCCGTGCAGCCATAGCGACCAACGACTGTCCTTTCAACACCACGCGCATCTAT gacaCAGCCCTGGCGCTCTGGTTCCCCTCCATGGTGCTGGTGGCCGCAGAAGCTGTGCTGTCTGGCAGGTGCTGTTTGGTGGCCCTGATCTTCCGGGGCATTGGGCCCTGCGCACGCGGCTACGGCAAAGAGCAG cTGGCTGAGCCAAGTACAGCGAAGGAAGGGCCACCACGtgagatgcagcagctcctgACGGGGCTGGCTGAGCCTTGTGCCTAG